One Lysinibacillus sp. OF-1 DNA segment encodes these proteins:
- a CDS encoding fatty acid desaturase, whose protein sequence is MATIKEKTKKLRQDVAPFAKSNTGKSVFQMINTLVPLIALWVAGYLLVDVSPWLTVGLSAISAGFVVRTFIIFHDCTHGSFFKSKKANDWVGFFTGVLTSFPYEKWKREHTIHHATSSNLDKRGIGDIDMMTVEEYMQASKGQRLWYRFYRNPFVMFGLGPLYMVLILNRFNRKDARKKERLNTILTNIVMVGICAALIFFMGWQAFLLVQGVTLFIAGSLGIWLFYIQHTYEDSYFEHESEWDYVKAAVEGSSYYKLPKILQWVTGNIGFHHVHHLAPRVPNYNLEKAHNETPPLHMATTITLRTSLESLRYKLYDEDQGKFVSFKEVNEIIKRKARGSIAA, encoded by the coding sequence ATGGCAACTATTAAAGAAAAAACAAAAAAGTTACGCCAAGATGTAGCGCCATTTGCTAAATCTAATACGGGTAAAAGTGTTTTTCAAATGATAAATACACTTGTACCGTTAATTGCATTGTGGGTGGCTGGTTACTTATTAGTAGATGTTTCACCTTGGCTAACAGTTGGCTTAAGTGCCATTTCAGCGGGGTTTGTCGTACGAACTTTTATTATTTTTCACGATTGCACACACGGATCATTTTTCAAAAGTAAAAAGGCAAACGACTGGGTTGGATTTTTTACTGGAGTGCTAACATCATTCCCATATGAAAAATGGAAACGTGAACATACAATTCACCATGCAACAAGCTCAAACCTAGACAAGCGTGGTATTGGTGATATTGATATGATGACAGTGGAAGAATATATGCAAGCTTCAAAGGGACAACGATTATGGTATCGCTTTTATCGTAACCCATTCGTTATGTTTGGGTTAGGACCATTATATATGGTGCTTATCTTAAATCGTTTTAATCGTAAGGATGCAAGAAAGAAAGAACGCTTGAACACAATTTTAACGAATATCGTTATGGTCGGAATTTGTGCTGCTTTAATTTTCTTCATGGGCTGGCAAGCATTTTTATTAGTCCAAGGCGTTACCTTATTTATTGCTGGTTCTTTAGGAATTTGGCTGTTTTATATTCAGCACACATATGAAGATTCTTATTTTGAACATGAATCAGAATGGGATTATGTTAAAGCCGCAGTGGAAGGTAGCTCGTATTATAAATTGCCAAAGATTTTACAATGGGTTACAGGGAATATTGGTTTCCACCATGTCCATCACTTAGCTCCTCGAGTACCTAACTATAATCTTGAAAAAGCACATAATGAAACGCCGCCTTTACACATGGCAACAACGATTACGTTACGTACAAGTTTAGAATCATTACGTTACAAGTTATATGATGAAGATCAAGGCAAATTTGTATCGTTTAAAGAAGTAAATGAAATCATCAAACGCAAAGCAAGAGGCAGTATTGCCGCTTAG
- a CDS encoding GNAT family N-acetyltransferase, with product MIRFMEEKDIPEVLDIYNDIILTSKAVYRYDIQTLDEKMRWYKEQQAFGNPLLVFVENGIVAGFATYSQFRPYPGYQYTMEHSVYVHNEHYQKGIATKLMHKLIAIAEERGVKTLVAGIDGENIASIKAHEKLGFEYAGTIKNAGYKFEQWLDLVFYQLHLNGQTS from the coding sequence ATGATTCGATTCATGGAAGAAAAAGATATACCTGAGGTTTTAGACATCTATAATGATATTATTTTAACAAGTAAGGCTGTCTACCGATATGATATACAAACTTTAGATGAAAAAATGCGATGGTATAAGGAGCAGCAAGCATTCGGCAATCCACTGCTTGTATTTGTGGAAAATGGGATTGTTGCTGGCTTTGCTACTTATAGTCAATTCCGTCCTTACCCAGGTTATCAATATACAATGGAGCATTCCGTCTACGTGCATAATGAGCATTATCAAAAGGGGATTGCAACGAAGCTCATGCATAAGCTTATAGCGATTGCAGAGGAGCGTGGTGTCAAAACACTCGTTGCTGGCATTGATGGAGAAAACATTGCTAGCATTAAAGCACATGAAAAATTAGGTTTTGAATATGCAGGTACAATTAAAAATGCAGGCTATAAATTTGAACAATGGCTAGACCTTGTGTTCTATCAGTTGCATTTGAATGGACAAACATCATAA
- a CDS encoding bifunctional homocysteine S-methyltransferase/methylenetetrahydrofolate reductase produces the protein MRLLERLKTHVLTADGAIGTVLYGYGLEYCHEEMNVQKPELIEKIHREYIAAGADIIQTNTYGANAIKLARYGLESRVQQFNEAAITIAKRAAADGGQFVLGTIGGIRGIRKSDATLDEILATIEEQASVLLAGNPDGLLLETYYDFEELTATLKMLRTKTKLPIIAQVSMHEPGVLQNGMSLNNALHELEKLGADIVGVNCRLGPHHTIQAFEGVELPDKAFMSAYPNASLLDLEDGRVVYESEAEYFGRAAVELRDQGVRLIGGCCGTTPKHIAAAKKYLEELSPVHEKYAKPEKIQIVREAEPTKYEPLHEKVKRERSVIVELDTPRHLEIDGFLEGAKQLYDAGADVVMMADNSLASPRISNIAMGALLKSTNGVRPLTHITCRDRNLIGLQSHLMGLNALGIHDVLAVTGDPTKVGDFPGATSVYDVSSMELIQLIKQLNQGISFSGKPLRKKANFSVAAAFNPNVRVLDRAVARLEKKIEYGADYFISQPVYTKEKIVEIYEATKHLQAPIYIGIMPVTSYKSAEFLHHEVPGIKLSEDALARMKACGEDKERATFEGIAIAKELVEVAAQYFNGIYLITPFLRYDVTLELMKYIEQLDEQKKGVSIHG, from the coding sequence ATGAGATTGCTTGAAAGGTTAAAAACGCATGTATTGACGGCAGATGGCGCAATAGGCACAGTGCTTTATGGCTATGGTTTGGAGTATTGTCATGAGGAAATGAATGTACAGAAACCTGAGTTAATTGAAAAGATTCATAGGGAATATATTGCAGCTGGTGCTGACATCATTCAAACGAATACGTATGGTGCAAATGCCATTAAATTAGCTCGCTATGGATTAGAATCGCGTGTCCAACAATTTAATGAAGCAGCGATTACAATCGCAAAGCGAGCTGCGGCAGATGGAGGTCAGTTTGTCTTAGGGACAATTGGTGGTATTCGTGGTATTCGTAAAAGTGATGCAACGTTAGATGAAATCTTAGCAACTATTGAGGAGCAAGCGAGTGTTTTACTTGCTGGGAATCCAGACGGCCTTTTACTCGAAACCTATTATGATTTTGAAGAATTAACAGCTACCTTAAAGATGCTACGGACAAAGACAAAATTACCGATTATTGCGCAAGTTTCCATGCACGAACCTGGTGTTTTACAAAACGGTATGTCTTTAAATAACGCCCTGCATGAGCTAGAAAAACTTGGTGCGGATATTGTGGGTGTCAATTGTCGTTTAGGTCCACACCATACCATTCAGGCGTTTGAAGGTGTAGAACTTCCTGATAAGGCATTTATGTCGGCTTATCCGAATGCTTCACTCCTTGACTTAGAAGATGGTCGTGTCGTTTATGAGTCAGAAGCTGAATATTTTGGTCGAGCGGCTGTGGAATTACGTGATCAAGGGGTACGCTTAATTGGAGGCTGTTGTGGTACGACACCGAAGCATATAGCAGCAGCGAAGAAGTATTTAGAAGAGTTATCACCAGTTCATGAAAAGTATGCCAAACCGGAGAAGATTCAAATTGTTCGTGAAGCAGAGCCAACGAAGTATGAACCTCTTCATGAAAAAGTAAAGCGCGAACGCTCTGTCATTGTAGAGCTAGATACACCTAGACATCTGGAAATTGATGGTTTTTTGGAAGGGGCAAAACAATTGTATGATGCAGGAGCAGATGTCGTCATGATGGCAGACAATTCTCTGGCTTCTCCACGTATTAGCAATATTGCTATGGGTGCATTGTTGAAGAGTACTAATGGTGTACGTCCTCTAACACATATTACATGCCGAGATCGTAATTTAATCGGTCTGCAATCACATTTAATGGGGTTAAATGCATTAGGAATTCATGATGTGTTAGCTGTTACTGGTGATCCAACAAAAGTTGGGGACTTCCCAGGTGCCACAAGTGTTTATGATGTCTCATCAATGGAGCTGATCCAATTAATTAAGCAGTTAAATCAAGGCATTTCCTTCTCAGGTAAACCACTTCGTAAAAAAGCAAATTTTTCAGTAGCTGCTGCATTTAATCCAAATGTCCGTGTATTAGATCGTGCTGTGGCACGCTTAGAGAAGAAAATTGAGTATGGAGCAGACTACTTTATTTCACAGCCAGTATATACGAAGGAAAAAATTGTGGAAATTTATGAGGCAACCAAGCATTTGCAAGCACCTATTTATATTGGTATTATGCCCGTTACAAGTTATAAAAGTGCTGAATTCTTACATCATGAGGTGCCAGGCATAAAATTATCTGAAGATGCCTTAGCAAGAATGAAGGCCTGTGGTGAAGATAAAGAACGTGCAACATTTGAGGGGATTGCCATTGCGAAGGAATTAGTTGAGGTGGCTGCACAGTATTTCAATGGCATTTACCTTATCACTCCATTTTTACGTTATGATGTGACATTAGAGTTGATGAAATATATTGAGCAATTGGATGAACAGAAAAAAGGGGTAAGTATACATGGCTAA
- the metH gene encoding methionine synthase produces the protein MAKHLIEKQLEKRILILDGAMGTMLQNENLSAEDFGGEELDGCNENLVLTRPDVIKEIHHKYLEAGADIICTNTFGGTPLVLNEYDLGAKAEEINKRAVEIARQAVDNFSTSDWPRFVAGAMGPTTKTLSVTGGITFDELEENFYVQAKALIEAGADVLLLETSQDMLNVKAGTLGVARAFAATGKELPVMISGTIEPMGTTLAGQTIDAFYISIEHIKPLSVGLNCATGPEFMTDHIRSLAELSTGYISCYPNAGLPDEEGCYHESPESLSQKLKGFAEKGWLNIVGGCCGTTPAHITAIREVLKDEKPRQIPEKTHGHAVTGIEPLLYDDSMRPLFIGERTNVIGSRKFKNLIIDGKFEEAAEIARAQVKNGAHVIDICLANPDRDELADMRGFMQEVVKKVKVPLVIDSTDEKVIEEALKFSQGKAIINSINLEDGEERFDAVMPLVKKYGASLVVGTIDEIGMAVDRHRKLEIAERSYKLLTEKWGLAPEDIIFDPLMFPVGTGDEQYIGSALETIEGIRLIKEKMPQTLTVLGVSNISFGLPPVGREVLNAVYLYHCTQAGLDYAIVNTEKLERYASIPEAEIKLANDLLFNTNDETLAVFTDFYRDKKKEKTEADIPKTVEGRLAYYILEGTKEGLIEDLDAAREIFEAPLDIINGPLMAGMAEVGRLFNDNQLIVAEVLQSAGVMKAAVAHLEQFMEKDEESAGKGKMVLATVKGDVHDIGKNLVDIILSNNGYKVVDLGIKVTPAQLIEAIRKEKPDFIGLSGLLVKSAQQMVITAQDFKEAGIDVPILVGGAALSRRFTETKIADEYNGPVIYSKDAMQGLEQANLLMGKETRANFLAEIQESRQKRLEADVKRAARPAKEITIKPVRTVKGASVFLPADLRRHVKKDYAVSHLYPYVNMRTLLGHHLGLKGQVQQLLDAGDSRATELKDLVDDYLKSDLLKPSGLYQFFPAQADGDDVVVYDPADSKTEIERFTFPRQQVEPFLCLADFLKTVESGEMDYIALMVVTAGQGVMATARQLKDSGKFLESHALQSTALELAEGFAERIHQEIRDQWGFPDATDFTMRDRFAAKYQGQRFSFGYPACPNLEDQEKLFGLLKPEDIGVHLTEGFMMEPEASVSAIVFAHPDARYFNV, from the coding sequence ATGGCTAAGCACTTGATTGAAAAGCAACTAGAGAAACGTATTTTAATTCTTGATGGCGCAATGGGAACAATGCTACAAAACGAAAACTTATCCGCTGAGGATTTTGGCGGGGAGGAGCTTGATGGCTGTAATGAAAATCTTGTGCTTACTAGACCTGATGTAATTAAGGAAATTCACCATAAATATTTAGAGGCAGGCGCAGATATTATTTGTACGAATACTTTTGGCGGGACACCTCTTGTGTTAAATGAATATGATCTTGGCGCAAAAGCGGAAGAAATTAATAAACGTGCCGTCGAAATTGCTCGTCAAGCAGTGGATAACTTTTCAACATCAGATTGGCCACGCTTTGTTGCTGGCGCAATGGGTCCAACAACAAAAACATTATCCGTAACTGGCGGTATTACATTTGATGAGCTAGAGGAAAACTTTTATGTACAGGCGAAGGCGTTAATTGAGGCAGGAGCAGACGTCCTTTTACTAGAAACTAGTCAGGATATGTTAAACGTAAAAGCAGGTACTCTAGGTGTAGCACGTGCTTTCGCGGCAACTGGCAAAGAACTACCCGTCATGATTTCAGGAACAATTGAACCGATGGGTACAACACTCGCAGGGCAAACGATTGATGCTTTTTATATTTCTATTGAACATATTAAACCACTATCCGTTGGCTTAAACTGTGCGACTGGACCAGAGTTTATGACGGATCATATTCGTTCATTAGCAGAGCTTTCCACAGGCTATATTAGCTGTTATCCGAATGCAGGCTTGCCGGATGAAGAAGGTTGCTATCATGAATCACCAGAATCTTTATCACAAAAATTAAAAGGCTTTGCAGAAAAGGGCTGGCTTAATATTGTAGGTGGATGTTGTGGGACGACTCCAGCTCATATCACAGCTATCCGTGAGGTTTTAAAAGATGAAAAACCACGCCAAATACCAGAGAAAACACATGGTCATGCGGTAACAGGAATCGAACCATTATTGTATGACGATTCTATGCGTCCATTATTTATTGGTGAAAGAACGAATGTTATAGGCTCTCGTAAATTTAAGAATTTAATCATTGATGGGAAGTTTGAAGAAGCTGCAGAAATTGCACGTGCGCAAGTAAAAAATGGTGCACACGTTATTGATATTTGTTTAGCCAACCCTGATCGTGATGAATTAGCTGATATGCGTGGTTTTATGCAGGAGGTTGTGAAAAAGGTTAAGGTTCCTCTTGTAATCGACTCGACAGATGAAAAGGTCATTGAGGAAGCATTAAAATTTTCTCAAGGAAAAGCCATCATTAACTCTATAAATCTAGAAGATGGTGAAGAACGATTTGATGCAGTAATGCCACTCGTAAAGAAGTATGGAGCCTCATTGGTAGTTGGAACCATTGATGAAATAGGAATGGCCGTTGATCGTCATCGCAAGCTTGAAATTGCCGAACGTTCCTATAAATTATTAACTGAAAAATGGGGACTTGCACCGGAGGATATCATTTTCGACCCGTTGATGTTCCCTGTAGGGACTGGTGATGAGCAGTATATTGGATCGGCTCTAGAAACAATTGAAGGAATTCGACTAATCAAAGAAAAGATGCCACAGACATTAACTGTACTGGGTGTAAGTAATATTTCATTTGGCTTACCACCAGTTGGCCGTGAAGTACTGAATGCTGTGTATCTTTATCATTGTACACAGGCCGGCTTAGATTATGCCATTGTCAATACAGAGAAACTAGAGCGTTATGCATCCATTCCAGAGGCAGAAATTAAACTTGCAAATGACTTACTGTTTAATACGAATGATGAAACATTAGCAGTATTCACAGACTTTTATCGTGATAAAAAGAAAGAAAAGACCGAAGCGGATATACCAAAAACGGTTGAAGGTCGTTTAGCTTATTATATTTTAGAAGGTACAAAAGAAGGGCTGATTGAGGATTTAGATGCTGCACGCGAAATCTTTGAGGCGCCACTTGATATTATTAATGGTCCTTTAATGGCTGGTATGGCTGAGGTAGGTCGATTGTTTAATGATAACCAACTCATTGTAGCGGAGGTTTTACAATCAGCAGGCGTGATGAAGGCTGCTGTTGCCCATTTAGAGCAATTCATGGAAAAGGATGAAGAGAGTGCTGGAAAAGGGAAAATGGTTTTGGCTACCGTTAAAGGAGATGTGCACGATATTGGGAAAAACCTTGTTGATATTATTTTAAGTAATAATGGCTATAAGGTTGTCGATTTAGGCATTAAAGTAACACCAGCACAATTGATTGAAGCGATTCGCAAGGAAAAACCAGATTTTATCGGGCTATCAGGCTTACTGGTAAAATCAGCGCAACAGATGGTCATTACTGCTCAGGATTTCAAAGAGGCTGGCATTGATGTACCGATTTTAGTTGGTGGAGCTGCACTTTCTCGACGCTTTACAGAAACAAAAATTGCAGATGAATACAACGGTCCAGTTATTTATTCAAAGGATGCTATGCAGGGATTAGAGCAAGCAAATCTATTAATGGGTAAGGAAACGCGTGCGAATTTCTTAGCTGAAATCCAGGAATCTCGTCAAAAACGTCTAGAGGCAGATGTAAAAAGAGCTGCACGTCCAGCTAAAGAGATAACAATAAAGCCAGTACGTACTGTAAAGGGAGCGTCAGTATTTTTACCAGCTGATTTACGTCGTCATGTGAAGAAAGACTATGCAGTATCGCATTTATATCCATACGTCAATATGCGTACATTGCTGGGACATCATTTAGGCTTGAAAGGGCAGGTTCAGCAATTGCTAGATGCCGGTGATTCACGAGCAACAGAGCTAAAGGATTTAGTAGATGATTATTTAAAAAGTGATTTATTAAAGCCTTCAGGTTTATATCAATTTTTCCCTGCTCAAGCGGATGGGGATGATGTCGTTGTTTATGATCCTGCCGATAGTAAAACAGAAATTGAACGTTTTACTTTCCCGCGCCAGCAAGTAGAACCATTTTTATGTCTTGCCGATTTCTTAAAAACGGTAGAGAGTGGAGAAATGGATTATATTGCGCTCATGGTGGTAACAGCAGGGCAAGGGGTTATGGCAACAGCTCGTCAGTTAAAAGATTCTGGCAAATTCCTTGAAAGCCATGCACTGCAATCGACTGCACTAGAATTAGCAGAGGGCTTTGCTGAACGTATACATCAAGAAATACGTGACCAATGGGGCTTCCCAGATGCCACTGATTTTACAATGAGAGATCGTTTTGCAGCTAAATATCAAGGGCAACGTTTTTCTTTCGGTTATCCTGCGTGCCCTAACTTGGAGGATCAGGAAAAACTATTCGGCTTATTAAAGCCTGAGGATATTGGCGTTCACCTTACAGAAGGTTTTATGATGGAGCCTGAAGCATCTGTTTCAGCGATTGTTTTTGCTCATCCCGATGCTCGCTACTTCAATGTTTAA
- a CDS encoding response regulator transcription factor gives MIRIVIAEDQGMLLGALRSLLSMEEDMEVVGLAKNGEEALTLVAEHQPDICIMDIEMPVKTGLDAAEEMHSIGSDCKVIILTTFARPGYFERARKASVRGYLLKDSPIEELVSGIRTIMDGKRIYAPELVDFVYEDDSENPLTERESQVLTLVAEGKTTKEIAAELFLSAGTVRNYISTILEKLNVGNRIEAIARFKEKGWNK, from the coding sequence ATGATACGAATTGTGATCGCTGAAGATCAGGGGATGCTATTAGGGGCTCTTCGCTCTTTACTTAGTATGGAAGAGGATATGGAGGTCGTCGGCTTAGCAAAAAATGGTGAGGAAGCATTGACGCTGGTGGCAGAACATCAGCCTGATATTTGTATTATGGATATTGAAATGCCAGTGAAAACGGGACTAGACGCAGCAGAAGAAATGCATAGTATTGGCTCAGATTGTAAGGTCATTATTTTAACTACATTTGCCAGACCAGGTTATTTCGAGCGTGCTAGGAAAGCGAGCGTAAGAGGCTATTTATTAAAGGATAGCCCTATTGAGGAATTAGTAAGTGGGATTCGTACAATAATGGACGGTAAACGTATTTATGCACCAGAGCTTGTTGATTTTGTCTATGAGGATGATAGTGAAAATCCTTTAACAGAGCGTGAAAGCCAGGTGCTGACACTTGTGGCAGAGGGCAAGACGACAAAGGAAATTGCGGCAGAGCTATTTTTATCTGCTGGAACGGTACGTAATTATATTTCAACCATTTTAGAAAAACTAAATGTTGGTAATCGTATTGAGGCCATTGCACGCTTTAAAGAAAAAGGATGGAACAAATAA
- a CDS encoding protoporphyrinogen oxidase produces MKTVVVLGGGITGLCTMHYLQRQVKENNVDVRLVLVEKNTYLGGKLYSTHEQGFIMETGADSIVARHKGVMELVQELDFEENLVYNETGISYIYTNNELHAIPADSTFGIPMSLASLEQSTLITEQGKQDALKDLTLPNKDFTKESSIGEFLTYYLGEELVKNQIAPVLAGVYSGDLHQLSIASTLPYLIDYKNEYGSIIKGFDANREQFAKAANKKFISFKNGLSSLIDRLEQTLTDVEIIKGVATVNVQKQENHYSIALANGESIETDYVVLALPNEAVQGLLQDESLNRYFDQFTTASAITIYLGFDVPDSRLPADGTGYIVSHNSDVTCNAATWTSRKWRHTSRDHKLLVRLFYKSINPAYEQLHAMSDEELAAVALEDVRKSLGIEEQPTVINVTKWIDQMPKYDLAHREALQGLVQELQENYPNLSIAGCSYFGVGIGACIQNGKKIGEELAKELANF; encoded by the coding sequence CTTGTAGAAAAAAATACATATTTAGGGGGCAAATTATATTCAACACATGAGCAAGGTTTTATTATGGAAACAGGTGCTGACTCGATTGTAGCTCGTCATAAAGGTGTTATGGAGCTTGTACAGGAGCTTGATTTTGAGGAGAATCTAGTTTACAACGAAACAGGTATTTCCTATATTTATACGAATAATGAATTACATGCCATTCCGGCAGATTCTACTTTTGGAATACCAATGAGTTTGGCATCCTTGGAGCAAAGCACATTGATTACAGAGCAAGGTAAACAAGATGCATTAAAAGATTTGACTTTACCAAACAAAGACTTCACAAAGGAAAGCTCAATTGGAGAGTTTTTAACTTATTATTTAGGGGAAGAGCTTGTGAAAAATCAAATTGCACCCGTTCTTGCAGGTGTTTATTCAGGGGATTTACACCAGCTTTCGATTGCCTCTACTTTACCGTACTTGATTGACTATAAGAACGAGTATGGAAGTATCATAAAAGGCTTTGATGCGAATCGTGAGCAATTTGCTAAAGCAGCCAATAAAAAGTTTATATCGTTCAAAAACGGTTTATCTTCTCTAATTGATCGTCTCGAACAAACATTAACTGATGTAGAGATCATCAAGGGTGTCGCAACTGTCAATGTTCAAAAGCAAGAAAACCACTATTCAATTGCCTTAGCTAATGGTGAAAGCATCGAGACAGATTATGTCGTTTTAGCACTGCCGAATGAGGCTGTTCAAGGCCTACTACAGGATGAATCATTAAACCGTTATTTTGACCAATTTACGACAGCTTCAGCAATTACGATCTATTTAGGTTTTGATGTACCAGACTCTAGATTGCCAGCAGATGGAACGGGCTATATTGTCTCACATAATTCTGACGTTACATGTAATGCTGCAACTTGGACAAGTCGTAAATGGAGGCATACATCAAGAGATCATAAATTACTTGTGCGACTCTTTTATAAAAGCATCAATCCAGCATATGAGCAACTCCATGCCATGTCTGACGAAGAATTAGCAGCGGTTGCTTTAGAGGATGTGCGCAAGAGCCTAGGAATAGAGGAACAGCCAACAGTTATTAATGTCACAAAATGGATTGATCAAATGCCAAAATATGATCTAGCTCACCGTGAAGCATTACAAGGTTTAGTTCAAGAATTACAAGAAAACTATCCTAATCTATCCATCGCAGGTTGTTCATACTTTGGGGTAGGGATTGGTGCTTGTATTCAAAATGGGAAAAAAATCGGTGAGGAGCTTGCAAAGGAACTAGCCAATTTCTAA
- a CDS encoding sensor histidine kinase translates to MLRKWHSIIPNSPMLSVYLWIIFCFLPFFFIFRKSSYIEISIGITFLMLYFIFYRFSMNSKSGLVYMWISFEMAINIVMTILYGYVYLSIFTAFFIGNIRRPVGFYIMYGLHIGFTVISTGVGFFVELHLFLSQLPFVVLTILAVVLLPLTIYSKNKRENLEGQLETANERIAELIVFEERQRIARDLHDTLGQKLSMIGLKSDLASRLIERDPQQALIEIKDIRQTASIALKEVRELVSDMRTAKFEDELMRISQILKAAEMEFVFEGDKNALQVPPLVENVLCMCLKEAVNNVVKHSGATKCEIAFHQNFKEVYLIVRDNGQGITKKQAWKTGNGLKGMRERLEFINGSFKIESVEGTTLTVTIPVAITHQNVKENLKNI, encoded by the coding sequence ATGTTGAGGAAATGGCATAGTATTATTCCGAATAGTCCAATGCTCAGTGTATATTTATGGATTATTTTTTGTTTCCTACCGTTTTTCTTCATTTTTAGGAAATCATCTTATATCGAAATCTCGATTGGCATTACGTTTTTAATGCTTTATTTTATTTTCTATCGATTTTCCATGAATTCGAAAAGCGGTTTAGTTTATATGTGGATCAGCTTTGAAATGGCCATCAATATTGTCATGACCATCTTATATGGCTATGTGTATCTATCTATTTTCACAGCATTTTTTATTGGCAACATACGAAGACCTGTCGGCTTTTATATTATGTACGGTCTACATATTGGGTTTACAGTTATATCTACCGGTGTCGGCTTCTTTGTGGAGCTTCACTTATTTTTATCGCAGCTACCTTTTGTTGTGCTAACCATTCTAGCTGTTGTTCTTTTACCATTAACGATTTATTCCAAAAATAAACGTGAAAACTTAGAGGGGCAGTTAGAAACAGCTAATGAACGTATTGCCGAGTTAATTGTTTTTGAGGAACGACAACGAATTGCTCGTGATTTGCATGATACTTTGGGGCAAAAATTGTCCATGATTGGCTTAAAAAGTGATCTAGCTTCTAGGTTGATTGAACGTGATCCACAGCAGGCTTTGATTGAGATTAAGGATATACGCCAGACGGCAAGCATTGCCTTAAAAGAGGTTCGTGAATTGGTGTCAGACATGCGGACGGCAAAATTTGAGGATGAGCTAATGCGTATTTCTCAAATACTAAAGGCAGCAGAAATGGAGTTTGTTTTTGAAGGAGATAAAAATGCATTGCAAGTTCCGCCACTTGTCGAAAATGTTTTATGCATGTGCCTAAAAGAGGCGGTTAATAATGTTGTCAAACATAGTGGAGCAACAAAATGTGAAATTGCTTTCCATCAAAACTTTAAGGAAGTTTACTTAATCGTTCGGGATAACGGACAAGGTATTACGAAAAAACAAGCATGGAAAACGGGGAACGGATTGAAGGGAATGCGGGAACGCTTAGAGTTTATTAATGGATCCTTTAAGATTGAAAGTGTTGAGGGTACTACATTAACGGTAACTATACCAGTGGCTATTACGCATCAAAATGTCAAAGAAAATCTGAAGAACATATAG